The Cydia splendana unplaced genomic scaffold, ilCydSple1.2 scaffold_57_ctg1, whole genome shotgun sequence nucleotide sequence GTCAGGGAATCAAAAAATAAGTCTGCATTTATCCAGTTCGGACGATACGCTGTACCTACAATAAAACTACGACGATTAAGTGTCATAGATAACCACATTTGTTCCACATTTGCAACTGGATGGGTAGACCGGCGCGCGCGCACACCGTGTTTAATGTAAAAACTTACCCCGCCACCGCGGCCTCCGCGCATAGTATTGGGTCGCGGAGTGTTGATAAATTTATATCCACGAACTACCGGCGCTCGTTTTTCCTGGCCCTGTCTGATCCACGATTCGTTGATTGCGACTATGTCTGCGTCATATTTATCCATTGCAATTAGAAAATCATCGTGCCCAGTTGTAAGAGATCCCGCGTTAAAGAGACCTAATTTAAGaaatttagttttagtccccATCCCTAGTTACATTAATCTTTGTCTGGCTAGTAAAGTAATACGATAGCGTACAACGCGGTAGCATAACCTCAAATACTGATTCAATATTCGGAATATATAGTAATGTGTTTATTAGCGTGTGGATGTGGTGATATATGTGTTTAGAATAGTTTAAAGTATTGTATAGTGCATTACATGTGTTGGTATGACGGCAAAATACAGTGCACAACCCCAAGGAGCGCATTTGGTGACCCATAACAATTGCTATTACTGCAACGCACTCAAGGAACAAATTCAATACAAACCAGTTGTTATAATACAAGTTAATATAAGatttacaaattttaaaaatatgaaatctgTGTACATGcaacaaaaatactaaaaagtgagTATCAAATATGGATGAGTACCTATATAGTGTTTTAACAAGTGCTATAAAGTGAAATGAGACATCAAAACTTTCATACATGAGATCAAATATCGAGTGTTCCAAAAACACGGCTCAGATCCAGTTCTGTTTGTATGCGATGTCGCGGAGATTCCGAACCTGGACGTTGGCGCACGTAAATCCTACCGTCGCGAGTCCATACATATCGCCAGCCGTAGTGTTCCTTGAGCTGCCGCGCCTTCTGGAATAGTTTTCGATTGAAGTGAGTGAGCCGCTCGTTAACATAAAAGCGGCAGCTATGACCAGGCAGGCCGGTGCCCTCCGTGGTGGCTCCGCGACGTACCCGCGCCGCCTGTAGCAGCTGATCTCGCACGGCGCGGCGCGCCAGCCGCACCACCAGTGGCCGCGGGCGGGCCGGCGGACCCTGGACACCCTCGTTCGGCTGCGAGGCACGACCCACGCGAGTCGCGTCGACGATGTCGTGCTCCGAGAGAGTGACCCCAAGTTTCTGGCCCAGAGTAGTGACTATGTGCACCGTATTCTCTCCGTTTTGTTCAGGTACGCTAGATATTTCTAGATCGTTTAACAACAGATCCTGATCTCTATTATTTATGTCCATTCTCAATTGGACAATGGTGTCTAGAAGTGACTTGTCCGTGTTATGACTTTCATTACTATTTGAGGTGTTGTTTTCAAGCTTTTCTACGCGAGCACATACATTATCGATACGCTCATCACATTTATCGATCTTTACAGTCAGGTTTGTCATAGTCGTACGAAGAGCTTGGATTTCATAACTCATTGCACGCATTTCTTGACGAAAAAGACGAAATTCTGTCACTAACTGCTGAATATCGTTGCCACCAGTAGTGTCCAACAAAGCTCCATACCTGGTGGTGTCGTTTAAACCTTGGCTGTCAGTATAGGACACTTCCATGACCGAGCTGTCGAGCTCGCAGGTCCCAGCTCCACGAGGGCGGGTGGCCCCCCTATGCGTAGTAACATTGGCGTTGTCGCCGCGCACCGGTGTATTAGTATTGTCTAGCCTCGGTTCTGAACTTTTGCATTCAACACACTTCCACGAGTGCTTTTGTGCGGGTCCCATTGTGTTATACAAGTCATGTGAACAATTTGTGCAAAGAAGACAGTAAGATTTTAGGCAGTTATAACAATTCAAAAATTTCACATCGCCTAAGTTGTTGTAACATCCCGCACAGGCTGCCATTGCAAAGTGTGACTTATGCGTCAGTAATAAAGTCCTATTTCTGGTGATTGTCACTAACACACTGTTTATGCGCGAGCGCAGGGGCTAACAGCTGATTGGCTGACAGCGGTCAGCTGATCCGCACGAATATAAGTCCGGTTCGGCGACTACACGTCCtttttaaactataatttattttaacacgTTAATGTTTATACACCAAACACTATTCATTTAGTTTACCACTAATGTTAGCTATTTATATTACACTGCTTGTGGGCTGCAAAGtcacttttgtaattttaataggCAATTAACACGGAGCTATCTAAA carries:
- the LOC134805754 gene encoding uncharacterized protein LOC134805754, giving the protein MAACAGCYNNLGDVKFLNCYNCLKSYCLLCTNCSHDLYNTMGPAQKHSWKCVECKSSEPRLDNTNTPVRGDNANVTTHRGATRPRGAGTCELDSSVMEVSYTDSQGLNDTTRYGALLDTTGGNDIQQLVTEFRLFRQEMRAMSYEIQALRTTMTNLTVKIDKCDERIDNVCARVEKLENNTSNSNESHNTDKSLLDTIVQLRMDINNRDQDLLLNDLEISSVPEQNGENTVHIVTTLGQKLGVTLSEHDIVDATRVGRASQPNEGVQGPPARPRPLVVRLARRAVRDQLLQAARVRRGATTEGTGLPGHSCRFYVNERLTHFNRKLFQKARQLKEHYGWRYVWTRDGRIYVRQRPGSESPRHRIQTELDLSRVFGTLDI